In Cognatishimia sp. WU-CL00825, one genomic interval encodes:
- a CDS encoding FliM/FliN family flagellar motor C-terminal domain-containing protein: MPDASNPVDEGPANVFSTVPVEITISVGKTRPMIKDLLNMGENAVLPLDRRVEDPVELYVGDHLIARGELEELDGEQAGQLAVRLTEIADLKSPQK, translated from the coding sequence ATGCCTGATGCGAGCAATCCCGTGGATGAGGGCCCGGCAAATGTGTTTTCAACGGTGCCCGTAGAAATCACCATTTCGGTGGGCAAAACCCGCCCGATGATTAAAGACTTACTAAATATGGGCGAAAATGCTGTTTTGCCGTTGGATCGGCGGGTCGAAGACCCGGTTGAACTCTATGTTGGGGACCATCTGATCGCCAGAGGCGAGTTGGAAGAACTGGACGGAGAACAGGCAGGGCAATTGGCAGTGCGCCTGACTGAAATTGCGGATCTTAAAAGCCCGCAGAAATGA
- the fliP gene encoding flagellar type III secretion system pore protein FliP (The bacterial flagellar biogenesis protein FliP forms a type III secretion system (T3SS)-type pore required for flagellar assembly.), with amino-acid sequence MAVAQDLAITLSENTSVTARGVQLFMLVTLLSLAPGLAMMVTCFPFIVTVLSILRQAIGLQQAPPNMLIISLALFLSYFIMAPVFEVAWAEGILPLMNNDLPLEQAMTRAAEPFRGFMTQRVDPDTLARIAGLRPVLTPTETSGAIPFSQLLPSFLLSEIARAFQIGFIIYLPFLIIDLVVATVLMSMGMMMVPPVVVSLPFKLAFFVVADGWTLISESLVRGYL; translated from the coding sequence ATGGCTGTGGCCCAGGATCTGGCGATCACACTTTCCGAAAACACCTCTGTTACGGCGCGTGGCGTGCAATTGTTTATGTTGGTCACTTTGCTAAGCTTGGCACCCGGCTTGGCAATGATGGTCACTTGTTTTCCATTCATTGTGACTGTGCTGTCAATTTTGCGGCAGGCGATTGGCTTGCAGCAAGCGCCGCCCAATATGCTGATCATCAGCCTGGCATTGTTTTTGTCTTACTTCATTATGGCCCCGGTATTTGAGGTGGCCTGGGCAGAGGGCATTTTACCGCTGATGAACAACGACCTGCCGCTGGAACAGGCCATGACGCGCGCGGCCGAACCATTTCGCGGTTTCATGACGCAGCGTGTGGACCCTGATACTTTGGCTAGGATTGCAGGCTTACGGCCTGTTTTGACGCCCACCGAAACCTCTGGGGCCATTCCGTTCTCGCAGCTATTACCAAGTTTTCTTTTGTCTGAAATTGCCCGCGCGTTTCAGATCGGTTTTATTATCTATTTGCCGTTTCTAATTATTGATCTGGTGGTGGCCACTGTGTTGATGTCGATGGGCATGATGATGGTGCCGCCGGTTGTTGTGTCATTGCCGTTCAAACTGGCGTTTTTTGTGGTGGCAGATGGCTGGACATTGATTTCAGAAAGCCTAGTGCGCGGTTATCTTTAG
- a CDS encoding flagellar basal body-associated FliL family protein → MTETADPHTEVPKKKSKLPLILGLVLALLGAGGGFFATQSGLLGGAAKPPKQLAEPVVPLTPDLAEIAFVALDPMIVSLGPNAQNRHLRFRAQLEVPIQHQAEVTAILPRVVDVLNNYLRALGPHDIERQDALILLRVQMLRRIQIVTGKGRVRDLLVMEFVLN, encoded by the coding sequence ATGACCGAAACGGCTGATCCGCACACAGAAGTGCCCAAAAAGAAATCTAAGCTGCCCCTGATCCTTGGGCTTGTCTTGGCGTTGCTTGGGGCGGGTGGCGGATTTTTTGCAACCCAAAGCGGCCTGCTGGGCGGCGCGGCCAAACCGCCAAAGCAACTGGCCGAACCGGTCGTCCCTTTAACACCAGATTTGGCAGAAATCGCCTTTGTTGCGCTGGACCCAATGATCGTTTCGCTAGGGCCAAATGCCCAAAACCGCCATTTGCGTTTTCGCGCCCAGCTTGAGGTGCCAATCCAGCACCAAGCAGAGGTAACCGCGATTTTGCCAAGGGTTGTTGATGTCTTAAACAACTATCTACGCGCCTTGGGGCCCCACGATATTGAACGACAGGATGCCTTGATTTTGCTGCGTGTGCAGATGCTTAGGCGCATTCAAATCGTCACGGGAAAGGGTCGCGTGCGGGATCTGTTGGTTATGGAATTTGTGCTGAATTAA
- the fliF gene encoding flagellar basal-body MS-ring/collar protein FliF, whose protein sequence is MQQIFGVWSALSMQRRVTVVIASLAMFAAILVIARLASAPSMALLYNGLEPGPAGEVVRALEQRNVAHEVRGGAIYVESRTRDQLRMTLASEGLPATGTKGYELLDGLSGFGTTSQMFDAAYWRAKEGELARTIMGSRSVSSARVHISQVNNSPFKQNARAAASVTVNTTGGPLTGNQIRAFKYLIASAVAGIEPAGVAVIDGATGLVTADDGPNDTTTATDRAEDLRQKVSRLLEARVGPGNAVVEISLETATETESIRERRFDPTSRVAISTDSESSKTNSKDKGGSDVTVASNLPDGDGANATASSSENTQSRERVNYEVSETERQITRGPGEIRRLTVAVLVNHVQITAEDGSQVLSERPTEELAILEALVASAVGFDAERGDRITLKTLPFEPVLLQGSQSGSVLFQISDLDLISLIQFAVLALVALILGLFVVRPILAGQKTDGRENLPMALADQGGLPAQNSALSTAPEDTTLVSSGAIVPTVPEATQIAPVDRLRGLIGERQDETIEILQSWMEDGAGRPQ, encoded by the coding sequence GTGCAGCAAATATTTGGCGTTTGGTCTGCTTTGTCTATGCAGCGGCGAGTCACCGTCGTCATTGCAAGCTTGGCCATGTTTGCGGCGATTTTGGTGATCGCAAGATTAGCAAGCGCACCTAGTATGGCATTACTTTACAATGGGTTAGAACCCGGACCCGCTGGTGAAGTGGTGCGCGCGTTGGAGCAACGCAATGTGGCGCATGAGGTGCGCGGCGGGGCAATTTATGTCGAGAGCCGCACCCGCGATCAGCTGCGTATGACCTTGGCCAGCGAGGGACTGCCCGCAACTGGAACCAAAGGGTATGAGCTGCTGGATGGCTTGTCTGGTTTTGGCACAACTTCGCAGATGTTTGATGCAGCCTATTGGCGTGCAAAAGAAGGTGAGTTGGCCCGCACCATCATGGGCAGTCGCAGTGTAAGTAGCGCCCGAGTTCATATTTCGCAGGTCAACAACAGCCCCTTTAAACAGAATGCGCGCGCAGCAGCCTCGGTGACGGTTAATACCACCGGCGGGCCTTTGACGGGCAATCAAATACGGGCATTTAAATACTTGATTGCCTCGGCTGTGGCCGGGATCGAGCCTGCGGGTGTTGCAGTGATTGACGGCGCAACCGGCCTTGTGACAGCGGATGATGGGCCCAATGATACAACGACCGCTACAGACCGCGCCGAGGATTTACGCCAAAAAGTGAGCCGCTTGCTTGAGGCGCGCGTAGGGCCGGGAAATGCGGTGGTGGAAATCAGCTTGGAAACCGCCACCGAAACGGAATCAATTCGAGAGCGCCGGTTTGACCCCACAAGCCGCGTCGCCATTAGTACCGATTCAGAATCAAGCAAAACCAATTCCAAGGACAAGGGCGGCAGCGATGTGACGGTGGCGTCAAACTTGCCCGATGGCGACGGTGCAAATGCCACCGCCTCGAGCAGCGAAAACACGCAATCGCGCGAGCGCGTCAATTATGAAGTGTCTGAAACCGAACGGCAAATCACCCGTGGACCGGGTGAAATTCGCCGCTTGACGGTGGCCGTACTGGTCAACCACGTGCAAATCACTGCCGAAGATGGGTCTCAGGTTTTAAGCGAGCGGCCGACTGAAGAATTGGCGATTTTGGAAGCCTTGGTGGCGTCGGCTGTGGGGTTTGACGCAGAGCGAGGCGATAGAATTACATTAAAAACCTTGCCGTTTGAGCCGGTACTCCTTCAAGGGTCCCAAAGCGGCAGTGTGCTATTTCAAATCTCAGACCTTGATTTGATTTCACTGATTCAATTTGCGGTTTTGGCGCTTGTGGCTTTGATTTTGGGGCTGTTTGTGGTGCGCCCAATATTAGCGGGGCAAAAAACGGACGGGCGTGAAAACCTGCCGATGGCCTTGGCTGACCAAGGTGGCTTGCCAGCTCAAAACTCAGCTCTTTCTACGGCACCAGAGGATACAACACTGGTATCGAGCGGGGCGATTGTGCCCACCGTGCCGGAAGCCACACAGATTGCGCCAGTAGATCGCTTGCGAGGTCTGATTGGCGAGCGGCAGGATGAGACCATCGAGATTTTACAGTCTTGGATGGAAGACGGAGCAGGGAGGCCGCAATGA
- the motA gene encoding flagellar motor stator protein MotA, giving the protein MIGIIGIITIFVMVFGGFLAAGGKMGIILKSLPYEMMIIGGAAVGAFLIGNDIAAVKHTIKDLGKVFKGPKWKHDDYRDLLCLLFELIRLAKQNPVAIEEHIEGPDASSIFGKYPKIQQDKEAVALIADTMRSASMNYDDPHQVEEVLDKRMEATMNHALHSSHALQTVADGLPALGIVAAVLGVIKTMGSIDQPPEVLGKLIGGALVGTFLGVFLAYGLVAPFAAKVKTVIEEDGHFYHLIREVLIANLHSHPPNICIEVGRQNTPAHCRPDFSDLEEALKEVKKDAA; this is encoded by the coding sequence ATGATCGGAATCATCGGAATTATCACCATTTTTGTCATGGTTTTTGGTGGCTTTTTGGCGGCTGGCGGCAAGATGGGGATTATCCTCAAATCTTTGCCTTATGAAATGATGATTATCGGCGGAGCTGCGGTGGGGGCTTTTTTGATCGGCAATGATATTGCCGCCGTAAAACACACAATCAAAGACCTTGGCAAAGTGTTCAAAGGCCCGAAATGGAAGCACGATGATTACCGCGACCTGCTGTGTCTGTTGTTTGAACTGATTCGCTTGGCCAAGCAAAATCCAGTGGCAATCGAAGAGCATATTGAGGGGCCTGACGCCTCGTCAATATTTGGAAAATACCCGAAAATTCAACAAGATAAAGAAGCCGTAGCTTTGATCGCCGACACCATGCGCTCAGCCTCGATGAACTATGATGATCCGCATCAAGTCGAAGAGGTTTTAGACAAACGCATGGAGGCCACAATGAACCATGCGCTGCATTCAAGCCACGCCTTACAAACCGTGGCAGATGGGTTGCCCGCCCTTGGTATTGTCGCCGCAGTTTTAGGCGTGATCAAAACCATGGGTTCTATTGACCAACCGCCCGAAGTGCTGGGGAAACTGATTGGCGGCGCGCTTGTTGGCACTTTTTTGGGGGTATTTTTGGCCTATGGGTTGGTCGCCCCTTTTGCCGCCAAGGTCAAAACCGTGATCGAGGAAGACGGTCATTTTTATCACCTGATCCGCGAAGTGTTGATTGCCAATCTGCACAGCCATCCCCCCAATATCTGCATCGAAGTTGGGCGCCAAAACACCCCGGCCCATTGTCGCCCTGATTTTTCTGACCTGGAAGAGGCCCTGAAAGAAGTCAAAAAGGATGCCGCATGA
- the flgK gene encoding flagellar hook-associated protein FlgK: MSITGALNNALSGLTANARAAQVGASNLSNALTPGYGRRQLQVAARGYGTTGGVSVIGVNRLVDPATIADRRIAAADLAGASAQSAFYETLSRLLGEPGAAGSLDHRFTAFEDALITAASRPDLPERLTQVANTAQQLADQFQTISTGIQTQRERADAAINQMVDQLNTGLSQLSDLNGRIARTRNSPEDLLALQDARQQVIDDISKLVPVRVIARDHGVVALYTTGGGILIDGTAPELSFQPTPTIEPHMTFANGLLSGISLNGKALNITPNQGPLRGGALAAQIAIRDALAIDAQAQIDGLARELVDRFQDPALDSTLGATDPGLFTDAGLRFDSSDETGLSGRVSLNALVSPSGTNAMWRLRDGLQTGAPGATGNASLLQAKHAAMRAAKTPASSLFGSATLAINDLTGRVLTHFSAAQFASDNRQGFFAAQLSALETKEFALGVDTDQELQQLLLIEQSYAANARMIETIDGLIQTLIRI, encoded by the coding sequence ATGAGCATCACAGGTGCCTTGAACAATGCCCTGTCTGGCCTGACTGCTAACGCACGCGCAGCTCAGGTTGGGGCCTCAAACTTGTCCAACGCGCTCACCCCTGGATACGGTCGTCGCCAGCTGCAAGTCGCGGCACGCGGCTATGGGACAACGGGCGGCGTTTCGGTCATTGGCGTCAATCGCTTGGTTGACCCAGCCACAATCGCTGACCGGCGCATTGCTGCGGCCGATCTCGCCGGGGCCAGTGCCCAAAGCGCGTTTTATGAAACGCTTTCCCGGCTTTTGGGTGAACCGGGTGCTGCGGGGTCACTTGATCATCGCTTTACCGCCTTCGAAGACGCCTTAATCACCGCAGCCAGTCGGCCCGATCTGCCTGAGCGGCTGACCCAGGTGGCCAACACAGCCCAACAATTAGCTGACCAGTTTCAAACCATTTCAACCGGCATTCAAACCCAACGGGAACGGGCCGATGCTGCTATCAACCAAATGGTTGATCAGCTGAACACCGGCCTGTCGCAGCTGTCAGATCTAAACGGGCGTATTGCCAGAACCCGCAACTCTCCCGAAGATCTCTTGGCTTTGCAAGATGCCCGCCAGCAGGTCATCGACGACATCTCTAAACTTGTTCCGGTGCGGGTCATTGCACGCGACCATGGCGTTGTCGCGCTTTACACCACCGGTGGCGGCATCTTGATCGACGGCACAGCACCTGAACTTAGTTTTCAACCAACCCCGACAATTGAACCGCATATGACCTTTGCCAACGGCCTGTTGTCGGGCATTTCCTTAAACGGCAAAGCGTTGAACATCACGCCCAACCAAGGCCCCTTACGCGGTGGTGCTTTGGCGGCACAGATCGCCATTCGCGACGCATTGGCCATTGACGCTCAGGCTCAAATAGATGGTTTGGCGCGCGAGTTGGTCGACCGGTTTCAAGACCCGGCGCTGGACAGTACCCTAGGGGCCACAGACCCGGGGTTGTTCACAGATGCTGGGCTGCGCTTTGACAGCAGCGACGAAACCGGTCTGTCTGGCCGCGTCAGTTTGAACGCCCTTGTGTCCCCCTCTGGCACAAACGCCATGTGGCGGTTGCGCGACGGCTTACAGACAGGGGCCCCCGGGGCCACGGGCAACGCCTCACTTTTGCAGGCCAAGCATGCCGCCATGAGGGCAGCCAAAACCCCGGCATCTTCGCTATTTGGCAGCGCCACACTTGCGATAAACGACCTCACAGGCCGCGTACTAACGCATTTTTCTGCGGCACAATTTGCATCAGACAACCGGCAGGGGTTTTTCGCAGCGCAGCTTTCCGCGCTTGAAACCAAGGAATTTGCTTTGGGCGTGGATACCGACCAGGAGCTGCAACAGCTTTTGCTGATTGAACAATCTTACGCCGCAAACGCCCGCATGATCGAAACAATCGACGGGCTTATCCAGACTCTCATAAGGATATAA
- a CDS encoding flagellar basal body P-ring protein FlgI, which translates to MVTYIFIPYQGFANPIRIKDLVEFDGVRGNDLVGYGLVVGLRGTGDGLRNSPFTEDIMGNILERLGVNVTGEQFRPKNVAAVLVTGELPPFARAGGRIDVTVSAIGDAKSLLGGTLIMTPMNAADGQIYSVAQGTVIAGGAAADGAAESVVQGVPTAGVIPAGARVEREVDFDFTTLTSLRLALREPDFTTAARIERAINAAFPQPIAIMLDAGTVRIDIKAARMASPAHTVSRIENLSVAPERRARVVVDQRSGTIVMGEDVRISRVAVSQGNLTLRIREAPLAVQPNPFADGQTVVVPRSQADINEDPGINLAEVPAGTSLSEVIAGLNALGVSPRDMIDILKSIKAAGALHAEFVVR; encoded by the coding sequence ATCGTGACCTATATTTTCATTCCCTATCAAGGGTTTGCAAACCCAATTCGCATCAAAGACTTGGTCGAATTTGACGGTGTGCGCGGCAATGATCTGGTGGGCTATGGCCTGGTTGTGGGGCTGCGCGGCACAGGCGATGGGCTGCGCAACTCCCCCTTTACCGAAGATATTATGGGCAATATCCTGGAGCGTCTTGGCGTCAATGTGACTGGCGAGCAGTTTCGCCCAAAAAATGTCGCCGCTGTGCTGGTCACCGGAGAATTGCCACCCTTTGCCCGGGCTGGCGGCCGCATTGACGTGACCGTTTCAGCGATTGGCGACGCCAAAAGCCTGCTGGGTGGCACACTTATCATGACTCCGATGAATGCCGCAGATGGGCAAATATATTCAGTGGCCCAGGGCACGGTGATTGCGGGTGGGGCTGCGGCAGACGGCGCTGCTGAGTCTGTGGTTCAGGGCGTGCCAACGGCTGGGGTTATTCCAGCGGGCGCGCGGGTGGAACGCGAGGTAGACTTTGATTTCACCACGCTCACCAGCCTGCGGTTGGCGCTGCGAGAACCAGATTTCACCACGGCGGCCCGGATCGAGCGCGCGATTAATGCGGCCTTTCCCCAACCCATTGCCATCATGCTGGACGCCGGCACCGTCCGCATTGACATCAAAGCAGCCCGGATGGCATCGCCGGCCCATACCGTCAGCCGTATCGAAAACCTGTCGGTGGCACCAGAAAGACGCGCGCGCGTGGTGGTGGATCAAAGATCAGGCACCATTGTGATGGGCGAAGATGTGCGCATCTCTCGGGTGGCGGTTTCTCAGGGCAATTTGACACTAAGAATACGCGAAGCCCCGCTGGCGGTTCAGCCAAATCCATTTGCGGACGGGCAAACCGTTGTGGTGCCGCGCAGCCAGGCTGACATCAACGAAGACCCGGGTATCAATCTGGCCGAAGTCCCCGCGGGCACTTCCCTGAGCGAAGTTATCGCGGGCTTGAACGCTTTGGGAGTCTCACCGCGTGACATGATCGACATACTCAAAAGCATCAAGGCGGCGGGCGCGCTGCATGCCGAATTTGTGGTGCGCTGA
- a CDS encoding flagellin → MPVTHIGDLSRTYVTRLHSARLKTQLTQLTQEVGTGLAAQKTQHLRGNIAPLSAIERSIEVLSSHQRAGQEAKTLADGKQTILGNVQDITAQFSSALLPSAQSYQRAAFEVNASDAAAHLRAIISDLNSSVGGRALFSGTEVNTAALATADTILADIRLATAGSATIADFLTAVDTWFFASGGGFETTGYQGGTDDLAPTVIGANKSVDLSQRADDTAMRNIMRDLAVVALSTDVGLGFSVAALQSITTTSFDNLHSSMADLTAYRAELGTAQSRIEAVLTQNSAERTAQMMSRNALIAVDAFETATKLENVQFQMESLYAVTARLSRLSLAAYLR, encoded by the coding sequence ATGCCGGTGACCCATATTGGCGATCTATCACGCACCTACGTCACGCGACTGCACAGTGCGCGTTTAAAAACCCAACTCACGCAGCTCACTCAAGAAGTTGGCACCGGCTTGGCGGCGCAGAAGACCCAACACCTGCGGGGTAATATTGCCCCCCTATCCGCGATAGAGCGGTCTATCGAAGTGCTGAGTAGCCACCAACGCGCCGGCCAAGAAGCCAAAACTCTGGCAGATGGTAAGCAAACCATTCTGGGCAATGTCCAGGACATCACTGCGCAGTTTTCCAGTGCTTTGTTGCCCAGCGCGCAGTCCTATCAACGCGCCGCTTTTGAGGTCAATGCCAGCGACGCCGCCGCTCATCTGCGCGCCATAATCTCAGATCTTAACAGTTCGGTAGGCGGGCGGGCGCTGTTTTCTGGCACTGAGGTCAATACGGCGGCCCTGGCCACAGCAGATACGATTTTGGCCGATATTCGCTTGGCAACGGCAGGCAGCGCAACCATTGCCGACTTTCTAACCGCCGTTGACACATGGTTTTTTGCCAGTGGTGGCGGCTTTGAGACCACAGGGTACCAAGGTGGCACAGACGATCTGGCCCCAACCGTCATCGGGGCAAATAAATCTGTCGATCTATCACAACGTGCCGATGATACCGCGATGCGCAATATCATGCGTGACCTTGCCGTGGTCGCGCTCAGCACCGATGTTGGTCTTGGATTTTCCGTTGCCGCGTTGCAATCGATCACCACAACAAGCTTCGACAACTTGCACAGCAGCATGGCGGATCTCACCGCCTATCGCGCAGAATTGGGCACTGCCCAAAGCCGCATAGAGGCTGTGTTGACGCAAAACAGCGCAGAAAGAACCGCACAAATGATGTCGCGCAATGCGTTGATCGCGGTAGATGCTTTTGAAACCGCCACAAAGCTTGAAAATGTACAATTTCAAATGGAATCGCTTTATGCGGTGACCGCCCGCCTGTCCCGCCTGTCATTGGCGGCTTATCTACGATGA